Part of the Nitrosopumilus piranensis genome is shown below.
GTTACTCCTAGTACTACAAATTCTGAGATTCAAGGCACTGAATTAACAGTAATGGAAACTGATGGGGTAAAGCATCTGATTCCACTTGAAAAAATTAAAGGTGGAGGACCTCCTAAAGATGGAATTCCATCAATTGACAATCCTGTGTTTGCAACAGTTTCTGATTCTCAATTCATGTCTGATTCTGATACTGTAATTGGTCTGGAAATTAATGGTGAGGCAAAAGCCTATCCAATATTCATTTTAGTATGGCATGAAATTGTAAATGACAGAGTTGATAGCACTCCAGTGGCTGTGACCTATTGCCCCTTATGTTATACAAATCAAGTTTTTAAGAGAATTATTGATGGACAAGAAGTAGAGTTTGGCACATCAGGAAAACTCTACAACAGTAATTTGTTGATGTATGATAGACTAACTGAATCTTATTGGAGTCAGGCACTTGGAAAAGCTGTAAAAGGTGAACTTACTGGATATCAACTTGACTTGGTTCCATTTGATGTGATTACTTGGGGTGATTGGAAGAAACTTCATCCTGACACACTAGTGTTAACTACTGATACTGGATATATCAGATCATATGCAACTGATCCATATGGAAATTATTACACAGAACCTCGAATAATGTTTCCAGTAGAAAACAACGATGATAGAATGCATCCTAAGGAAATTATCATCGGATTTAATCAAGATGGTATTTACAAAGCTTACAAACAAAGTGACATTGAATCCAAAACAATAATCAATGACTCTATTGGTGATGTTCCTTTAGTTTTGATGTCTTTGTATTCTGAAAATTCTCGTGCATTTGAGAGAACTATCAATGGTCAAGTTTTAGAATTTGAATATTCTAATGGAAAAATAATTGACATTCAAACAAACTCTGAATGGAATTATGATGGTTTTGCAATATCTGGCCAATATGAAGGAAAACAACTTCAAAGGATGCCAATTGAGCCTGGATTTTGGTTTGAATGGGTTGCATTTCATCCTCAAACTCTAGTTTATGGTGATGTATGATGAGACCTATTCAAAAAGCAATTCTTGTGGGAATATTGACAATAGTTGTTTATCTTTCAGTAGTTGTAGCTACAACTCCTGCATTAGAACCTCTTGCAGCAATTAGTGCAGCATTTCAGCTAAACTCTATTGTCATATTTGGCATGGGTATTGGAATTGGTCTTCAAATATTTTTGTCTGAAAAAAGCAAACTTCTTGGATGCAAATTAAGTGTTAAGAGAAAAGCATTTGGTGGAAATTCTGGAAGTACGGCTGCCACGTCATTTTTTTCATTTTTCTCTCTTGTCCCACTTGGTTGCTGTGGTTGGTGGCTCTATGCATTATCTTTACTTCCAAGTGTAGTTGGAACTGGAGTTTCTGCTATTCTAATAGAGCATAGTCAAGTCTTAGCATATTCTGGTCTGGCAATAATCTTTGGATTTGCAGGACTAACTGCATTAAAACTAAAAAAAGAGCAGAGATTACAAAATTCACTTAATCTTAATTGAGAATGCCAAAAGTTCTCCCTTACTTTTTGTCAAGAATCTTGCCATTTTGGAGAAAAATCCATATTTTTTGTCTCTTCTCTTTACAGCTTCTTTGATTTTCTCTTCATCTAAAATTTCAGCAATACCTGAAACCCATTTTCCTTTAATGTCTCCCTTTATTGTACACGTTGCAATTTTTACTTGATTATTATTTTTGAGACGCTTTACTTTTCCTGTTTGGTCCCGAGTCACAACAAAAATTTGATTGTCCTTTATTGTAAACCAGACAGGTGTTCTGACTGGTGTTCCATTTTTCCTATAGGTCTCAACTGAGATGTATTTTTCAGACTCTATCTCTTCTAAGTACTTCAACACTTAGCCTTGATTTATGAATCATTTAGGTTTATTCTTGAGTCTTCTGAGTATCTTTTTTACTTGTCTATATGCAATGACTGGAGGGATACAATATGGGCATCCTATTTGAGCAATCGAACAACAGCAATAACACTGACACTCTCCTTTTTCGTGATTACATTCTTGGCAGGTCATATTTTTTACTTCTAGCTCTAGATCTTAATCTTGTTTTGCAACAAGGACATATGTTTTCTTCTGTAAGAAAAAATATTGCACATAACGAACACCACTTTTGTCCTATTTTGTAACGAAGATTATTTGTAAATGATGTTGATTTCAATCGCTCACACACTCCTTTGCATATCTGAACCATGATTCAAATTATTAGAAAATCTATTTAAGAAAATTTCCAAATTCTCAATTTTTATCTCCAGTTATTTCATCAAACGCACAAGACGCAGTAAGATCACCTGTAACATTTATCATTGTTCTAATCATGTCCAAAATTCTATCTACTGAAAGTAACAGTAAGATCCCAACTGGGGGAATGCCAACTGTAATTAGTATTGTTGATAAGACAATTACTCCTGCACCTGGTACTGCGGGGGTTCCAATAGAAGCTAAAAGTGAGGTTATGATAATCACTAGTATTGATATCATGCTCAACTCTATTGCGAAAAGCTGTGCCAAAAAGAAGACTGCTATTACTTGATACAATGCAGTACCATCCATGTTTATGGTTGTTCCAAGTGGAATTACAAATTTTGAAACTCTGTTATCTATTTTCAGATCCTCTTCTGCAGTCTTTAGTGTAACTGGCATTGTAGCCATTGAACTGGCTGTTGAAAAGGCAAGAGTTTGTGGATTGCGGAATTTTGAGAATGTAGAAAATATTGGTCTTTTTGCTACAAACTTTAAGATAAACGCGTATACTAATAACATGATTCCAAGACCTAGGATTACTGTGGTCATGTATACCCCCAGCCCAACCATTGTCTCTATGCCTACAGTAGCTACCATTCCAATGATCAAACCAAAAACTGCAAACGGTACAATCTTCATGGAGATTAATAAAATGTGTAATGTGATTTTTTGAATTGATTCTAGTAAATCTAACAATGATTTAGTAGATTCCTTTGGAAGAACTGCCATTGATAGTCCTACAATAACTGCCATGACCAAGATGCTAAACATCTGTCCTTCAAGATATGAAGAAATTGGATTTCTTGGAATTATGTTGGATACTGCATTTGGAATATCTTCAAATGAAAAACCTTCTGTGACTTTAAGATCATCTTCTGAAATGTCATGAGCTTCTTGAAGTGAAGTAAGATCAAGCATGCTTCCTGGAGCAATAATGGATGCAAGAAGTACTGCTACAAGTATTGAAATTGTTGTAGTAATTACAAAGTATGTTCCAATACCTAACCCTAATGTTTTCATTTTTTCTTTTGCTCCTATATTGGTAATGGCAACTACAATTGATGCAAAAATTAATGGAACAATGATCATCAAAATTATACTCAAAAATATGTTGGCAGGAATTTTGAGATATGATGAAAGAGAACTCAAAGTATCCTCATCTAATCCAACACCAACATCATCTCCTAAGACCAACCCTACTCCTAATCCAAGCAGCAAAGAGATTACAACTTGCAACCACAAGTTTTTAAAAATATAATTTTTTAATGTCATGGATGCTCTTAGGGTTTCACCATTTTCATTTGATATAAGAACTACTAACAGAATCTGTGAATTCTAATCTGATAGTTCAACTATTGCGTCAATTTCAGTCATTGAATCAAGTGGTAAGCTAGTAACCCCTACTGCAATTCTTGAATGCTTTCCCTTTTCTCCAAAGACCTCAAACATCAAGTCTGATGCTGGGTTGATAACTTTTGGTTGCTGGGAAAATTCTGGAATTGAATTGACAAATCCTGACAGTCTTACAATTCTAGATACTTTGTCCAAACTTCCTGTCTCTCTTTTGATTTGAGCTAGTATGTTTATTGCACAACTTTTAGCTGATTTCTGAGCAGTCTCCAAATTATCATCTGAGACCTTTCCAGTGTATGCTACTTTGCCATTTTCTAATGGAATTTGCCCTGATATGAAAAGTAAATTTCCTGTCTTGACTACTGGGATATAATTTCCTGCAGGTACTGGGGCTTGTGGTAACTCTATTCCTAGTTCTTTGAGTTTTTTTTCAGACAAGATATTAGTTGCGTTTTTTTAGTCTGATTTTAATTTTTACTTACTGACTATCAGGGTATGTTTAGTTTTCATTTTAATAATATACACTGAGTAAAATCTAAAGAAATGAAATTGATTTGATTTGGAACGGAATCAACTACATTATTCCTTAATTATCTATTAATCATTATATGTGAATTATGAAAAAACAAACAAAGAAACCACAAATTAACAAAAACAATAAAACAAAACCTGAAAATCTTATGAAAAAGGAATATGTCGAGACTCTTGAAGAATTAAAAAAAGAAATCCAAAAGGATGTGAAAAAATAAATGACATACCATTGCAAATATTGTAAATTCACTTGGGATTCGTCTGAAGGAGATAGTCAAAAATTACTTTTACATGAAAAAACTCACAAAAAGTTAGAGATATACGTTGAGGACTAGTTGTCATACATAACATTAAATCAAGATGCCTGCAAACATTTTGCATCAATAAAAATCCCTGTAATTTCTTTATGACTGTTTCAGAGTCTTTGATGTCTATCTCTAAAACAAGCCCATTCCTTTATCCAAGTTTTTCAACATATTCGGGAGGAATCTCAATTTCAAAGTGATCATCCTGTTTGGTTAATCTGGTTGTTTTTAACAACGACATTTTTTGATTAGTGTTCTCTGCTATCTAAGAATGAGTTATTGAAAACTAAATATTTTTTTAAATTTTTTAAAATAATTTGTAAAATTTAAACATGTTTTAAGGTTTTTTCTAATCCTATTTTAGTGGTGAATGCATACTAGTACTAAGGAGCCAACACAATATCCGTTGTCATGTAAACTCCATCGTGTTACTGGTGCTTGTCTACCGCAGCATTACGTAAAGGATGATTAGTTGGCATCCTGATTTTGAGAAAAAATCTTGATAAAAACTACAAATTCTATGCATATGTATAGAGATTATGGAAAAAATTTGCTGGGCAAACACTGAGAACTTTGATGATGCTGGCTATGTAATTGTAGGGATTCCAGATGAATCCAAATCCCATTCATTAAGAACAGGCACCGAAGAAGCACCATCAAAAATACGGCAAATATCTAACTTACGAGACTCGTATGATCGAGATGGAACAATATCCTTGGGTCGTCCGTTTAGAGGAACTGAAAAAAAAGTATGTGATCTTGGAGATATTGAAAGAAACAAGATTAAAGACACTTTTGAAAAAATTTCCTCCTCATCAAAAATCCCGATTTCAATTGGAGGTGACCACTCCATCACTTTAGATATAATTACATCCTTGTCAAAAACTAATGAAAAAATATCGCTTGTGTATTTTGACGCACATCCTGATTTTGTTAGTTCTCATACAAACTATTATGGCTCTGTAATTACTGATGTACTGCCAAATATTGACATTGCATCCAGCATTCAAATAGGAATTCGTACTCCTGAAGAAGAGGAATTGATGAATATTAAAAAAAATAATTTTAACGTAATTACACCTTTTGATATTAACATACAGGGATTAGAAAAAATAGCCAATTCAGTTATTGATAAATTGGGAAAAAATGTTTACGTCTCTTTTGACATGGATTGTGTTGATCCTTCTTTTGCACCTGGAGTTTCTGTTCCTGTACCTCTGGGTTTGAACAGCGTTGATTGTGTATATTTACTGCAAAGAATTGCAGAAAAAGGAATCATAGGAATGGACATTATGGAAGTTTGTCCAAAATACGATGTCAAAGACAGAACGTCTCACTTGGCTTCTAGAATCATTTCAGAAGTTCTTTTTTCATCAGGTGAAAACAACAATGATTGAATTTCAAAATGAATTCACTTGGGGAAAGGCAGTGTCTACAAACTCTATCCAAGAATTTCATGAAAAATTTGAAAAATCTTTAGATGGCGCAAAAAAAGAACTTGGAAAAAAATATCCAATTATTGTCAATGGTAAGGAAATATATTCTGATGAAAATTTTACTGTAAACTCTCCTGCCAACACTCAAATCAAAATCGCTGAGTTCCCAAAATCTTCCATCTCTGATACAAATAATGCAATATCAAGTGCAAAAAACGCATTTGAAGAGTGGAGTGGCATGCCGTTTCAAAAACGAATTAAATCATTTAGAGATTGTGCCGATTATTTTTCTTCAAAAAAATTCTTCTTGGCCTCGATTATGACCTTTGAGAACGGAAAGAATCGCATTGAGGCTATGGGTGATGTTGATGAAGCCATTGACTTTATGCGCTTTTACGCATATCAGATGGAAAAAAATGATGGTTTTTGCAAACAGACCTATCATCCAAGCCCTAATGAAAAAACTCAGGTAATTATGAAGCCTTATGGTGTGTGGGGAATTATTTCTCCATTTAACTTCCCTTCTGCAATAGCAATTGGTATGAGTACTGGTGCATTGATTACTGGAAATACTGTGGTCTTAAAACCCGCAAGTGATACTCCGTTGTCTTCTTTTTATTTTGCCAAATACCTATTTTCAAAAATTCCTGCTGGTGCAATTAATTTTGTTACTGGTTCTGGAAGTATAGTTGGAAAAACTTTGATTGAAAGCCAAAGTGTTGATGGTATCGCTTTTACTGGTTCAAGAGAAGTTGGGTTGAGAGGATTTCAGGAATTTACAAAGACTACAACAAAACCGTTCATCTCTGAAATGGGAGGAAAAAACCCTACTATTGTCACGAAAAATGCTGATTTAGAAAAGGCAGTTAATGGTGTTATGAATGCAGCATTTGGTTATGGCGGACAGAAATGCAGTGCATGTTCCAGAGTTTACGTTCAAAACGAGATTGCAGATAAATTCATTGAAAAGTTAGTTGAAAAAACAAAAGAGATCAAGATTGGCATGCCTTGGGAAAAAGATGTGTTTCTTGGCCCTATAATTAACTCAGATGCAAAATCAAAATTTGAAGATGCCTCTAAGATAGCTAAAACTGATGGACATATTCTAACTGGTGGTTCTTTAATCAAAACTGACTTGTTTGAAAATGGTTATTTTGTGCAGCCCACTATAGTTGAAAAATTGCCTGAGGGACACAAGCTGATGAAGGAAGAATTGTTTTTGCCATTTTTGTGTGTACAAAGATATGAGAATTTTGATGATGCGATAAAGCTTGCAAACAAGTCAGAGTACGGATTAACTGCAGGAATTTTTTCAGAAGATAAAAACCAACTAGAAGAATTTTTCTCAAAAATTCATTCAGGTGTTGTATATGCAAATCGTTCTGCCAGCGCAACTACGGCTGCCTTGGTATCTAGTCAGCCTTTTGTAGGCTGGAAGAACTCTGGAACCACTGGAAAAGGTGCAGGAGGAGAAAATTATCTACAGCAGTTCTTGAGAACTCAAACCCAAACTCACTGTGATTGAATTAAAGAACTTCCAAGCAGCAATATGTTTCTCTTTCTTTCTTTGATTCTTCTAATAGAATATGAAAACCAATTTGTTCCATATGGAATATAATCTGAAACAACAAATCCGTTTTTTACAAGATCCCCTTTGATTTCTTCTCTTATACCTTTAAGAAACTCAAACTCAAACTTTCTTGGATATTTTTTTGATAATGACTTTGCTTTCTTTATGATTTTGTTGTCATGTGATGCAATTGCAAACTCGTTTCCTTTTTTGAATAAAATTGTCATCAGTCTTGTGTATCTTTTATCGACATCCTCTCTGGTCTTATATGATATCCTTGACTCTTCTCTGTATGCACCCTTTACAAGACGAATTTTTGCGCCAATCTTTATCAGATGATTTAGATCGTCTTCTGTTCTTTTAAGATTTGCTTGCAAAGCAATCCCCAATCTTTCATATTTTGAAAAAAACGAACTATACAACTCGATTGTCTCATCTGTATGCTCTGATGATTCCATATCCAACCAAATAAAGACATGAGCATCGCTTGTTTTTTGAATAATCTCTTCCAAGCTTTTGTAACATCGTTTCTGACTAATTGACAATCCTATCTGTGTGGGTTTTACGGAGATTGCTCCTCGAATATTCCATTTCTTAAATGAATTAGCAATTTTTTGATAGTCGTTAATTGAATCCTGAATTTGTTTTTTTGTGGTGTGGTATTCTCCTAGCTTGTTGATTATTGCATGTCTGCCCATGCCATACGCATCTTTGGCCGATGATAGTGCATCATCAATTGTATCTCCTGCAATCCATTTTTTTGCAATTTTAAACAAAAATTTTTCCATTAGCTGTGTCCCTGAAACCACATCACATGTTTAATTTTGATAATTATATGATTTTAGTTCAAATTACCACAAGGAAGAAATTTGATGAAACCCATCTATAATCATGGATACTGCTTTTGTCTTGATTAATTGTGAGCCTGGAAAAGAGCCATCAATTATACAAAAATTACATGAAATCAAGAACATTACTGACGTTCAAGGGACATATGGAATTTATGACATTGTTGCAAGAATAGACTCAGACGACAAATCACAACTTGAAAATATAATTTCTGACCAAATACGAAAACTTGACAATGTTAATTCGACTTTGACGCTCATTCCAACTGAACCTGCAGAAGGACTTGCAGATTTGATTCCAGACATCATTCCAGATGTCATTCCCGAACAGAAAAAACCCTTAGAAGAACAAGATTCAATCTCTGATGAAGAGGATGTTGATGAAGATTACGAAGATACTACAAACTAAATTAGTATAAGAATTAAAGATTGTATAGATGGTACAAATTCATTTTATTGAAGTGGTGAGTTTTTTGGATTTTGCACGATTTGTTTGTGCATTCAGAGAATATCCTTTGAGAGTGTATGCTCACAAACTTTACGGCAAGATGGTGTTGTCTTGTAGGTTAGTTTTATCAAATTCAATTCTTGCGTTTTACACTGATTATGAAAAAGGAAGATATGTTGAATATGATCCAAAGGGTGGTAAGGAAACAGCAAAAATTGTCAATTCTATACAATCAAATTCTAACTATGCACCAATTGTTCATTTGGATTCTTTACCATTTCCAATAAAGTCGCACAAAAAAATTTCTGGCAAATTCAAAACCTCCAAAGTACTTGATTTGGGAAATCTTGCAAGACTCACATATGATCCTGAATGGCCTGATGACCCAAAGGTGACTCTGTTATGTTTCCCACGACGCAAAAAATGGATCATCGGATACATGTCTCTAATAGAATTAGATGAGGCTGTTTACTGCTTTTATTATGTGGAGTTAGACAAGGAACCTGATAAGCCGTTCATAAAATATTCGGGCCATAAAGGAGTTCCAGCACAATTCACAGATATTTTTCAGCACGGATATCCTTATCTTCCTGTTGTTAAATTGAAGAAAGGACATCCTATCTTTGGTTTAACGTCGTAGATTGAACCATTCTGATTAACCAATTTTTGCGTCTATTCTAGGGATAATTCTGATTTTAAAGTTCTTGAAC
Proteins encoded:
- the speB gene encoding agmatinase — translated: MEKICWANTENFDDAGYVIVGIPDESKSHSLRTGTEEAPSKIRQISNLRDSYDRDGTISLGRPFRGTEKKVCDLGDIERNKIKDTFEKISSSSKIPISIGGDHSITLDIITSLSKTNEKISLVYFDAHPDFVSSHTNYYGSVITDVLPNIDIASSIQIGIRTPEEEELMNIKKNNFNVITPFDINIQGLEKIANSVIDKLGKNVYVSFDMDCVDPSFAPGVSVPVPLGLNSVDCVYLLQRIAEKGIIGMDIMEVCPKYDVKDRTSHLASRIISEVLFSSGENNND
- a CDS encoding Lrp/AsnC ligand binding domain-containing protein → MDTAFVLINCEPGKEPSIIQKLHEIKNITDVQGTYGIYDIVARIDSDDKSQLENIISDQIRKLDNVNSTLTLIPTEPAEGLADLIPDIIPDVIPEQKKPLEEQDSISDEEDVDEDYEDTTN
- a CDS encoding PPOX class F420-dependent oxidoreductase, coding for MKYLEEIESEKYISVETYRKNGTPVRTPVWFTIKDNQIFVVTRDQTGKVKRLKNNNQVKIATCTIKGDIKGKWVSGIAEILDEEKIKEAVKRRDKKYGFFSKMARFLTKSKGELLAFSIKIK
- a CDS encoding RidA family protein produces the protein MSEKKLKELGIELPQAPVPAGNYIPVVKTGNLLFISGQIPLENGKVAYTGKVSDDNLETAQKSAKSCAINILAQIKRETGSLDKVSRIVRLSGFVNSIPEFSQQPKVINPASDLMFEVFGEKGKHSRIAVGVTSLPLDSMTEIDAIVELSD
- a CDS encoding dicarboxylate/amino acid:cation symporter — protein: MTLKNYIFKNLWLQVVISLLLGLGVGLVLGDDVGVGLDEDTLSSLSSYLKIPANIFLSIILMIIVPLIFASIVVAITNIGAKEKMKTLGLGIGTYFVITTTISILVAVLLASIIAPGSMLDLTSLQEAHDISEDDLKVTEGFSFEDIPNAVSNIIPRNPISSYLEGQMFSILVMAVIVGLSMAVLPKESTKSLLDLLESIQKITLHILLISMKIVPFAVFGLIIGMVATVGIETMVGLGVYMTTVILGLGIMLLVYAFILKFVAKRPIFSTFSKFRNPQTLAFSTASSMATMPVTLKTAEEDLKIDNRVSKFVIPLGTTINMDGTALYQVIAVFFLAQLFAIELSMISILVIIITSLLASIGTPAVPGAGVIVLSTILITVGIPPVGILLLLSVDRILDMIRTMINVTGDLTASCAFDEITGDKN
- a CDS encoding proline dehydrogenase family protein; amino-acid sequence: MEKFLFKIAKKWIAGDTIDDALSSAKDAYGMGRHAIINKLGEYHTTKKQIQDSINDYQKIANSFKKWNIRGAISVKPTQIGLSISQKRCYKSLEEIIQKTSDAHVFIWLDMESSEHTDETIELYSSFFSKYERLGIALQANLKRTEDDLNHLIKIGAKIRLVKGAYREESRISYKTREDVDKRYTRLMTILFKKGNEFAIASHDNKIIKKAKSLSKKYPRKFEFEFLKGIREEIKGDLVKNGFVVSDYIPYGTNWFSYSIRRIKERKRNILLLGSSLIQSQ
- a CDS encoding aldehyde dehydrogenase family protein, encoding MIEFQNEFTWGKAVSTNSIQEFHEKFEKSLDGAKKELGKKYPIIVNGKEIYSDENFTVNSPANTQIKIAEFPKSSISDTNNAISSAKNAFEEWSGMPFQKRIKSFRDCADYFSSKKFFLASIMTFENGKNRIEAMGDVDEAIDFMRFYAYQMEKNDGFCKQTYHPSPNEKTQVIMKPYGVWGIISPFNFPSAIAIGMSTGALITGNTVVLKPASDTPLSSFYFAKYLFSKIPAGAINFVTGSGSIVGKTLIESQSVDGIAFTGSREVGLRGFQEFTKTTTKPFISEMGGKNPTIVTKNADLEKAVNGVMNAAFGYGGQKCSACSRVYVQNEIADKFIEKLVEKTKEIKIGMPWEKDVFLGPIINSDAKSKFEDASKIAKTDGHILTGGSLIKTDLFENGYFVQPTIVEKLPEGHKLMKEELFLPFLCVQRYENFDDAIKLANKSEYGLTAGIFSEDKNQLEEFFSKIHSGVVYANRSASATTAALVSSQPFVGWKNSGTTGKGAGGENYLQQFLRTQTQTHCD
- a CDS encoding DUF3179 domain-containing protein; the encoded protein is MNFKVVLPVIAVAIAVGVLVISFDDNSVKVTPSTTNSEIQGTELTVMETDGVKHLIPLEKIKGGGPPKDGIPSIDNPVFATVSDSQFMSDSDTVIGLEINGEAKAYPIFILVWHEIVNDRVDSTPVAVTYCPLCYTNQVFKRIIDGQEVEFGTSGKLYNSNLLMYDRLTESYWSQALGKAVKGELTGYQLDLVPFDVITWGDWKKLHPDTLVLTTDTGYIRSYATDPYGNYYTEPRIMFPVENNDDRMHPKEIIIGFNQDGIYKAYKQSDIESKTIINDSIGDVPLVLMSLYSENSRAFERTINGQVLEFEYSNGKIIDIQTNSEWNYDGFAISGQYEGKQLQRMPIEPGFWFEWVAFHPQTLVYGDV